A region from the Aegilops tauschii subsp. strangulata cultivar AL8/78 chromosome 5, Aet v6.0, whole genome shotgun sequence genome encodes:
- the LOC109780657 gene encoding uncharacterized protein: MAKCGLLLLFIAFLLPAARATSCHPDDLRALRGFAGNLSGGAVLLRAAWSGASCCVWEGVNCDGTSGRVTALRLPGHGLVGLIPGASLAGLARLEELNLANNKLVGTIPSWIGELDHLCYLDLSDNSLVGERNRRTLDEQPNTISGSNNTVRSGSTNVVSGNDNTVISGNNNNVAGSNNTVITGNDNTVTGSNHVVSGDKHIVTDNNNAVSGNDNNVSGSFHTVSGSHNTVSGTNNTVSGSNHVVSGSNKVVGDE, encoded by the exons ATGGCGAAATGCGGGCTGCTGCTCCTGTTCATTGCGTTCCTCTTGCCGGCGGCACGTGCGACATCGTGCCACCCCGATGACCTCCGTGCGCTACGGGGCTTCGCCGGAAACCTCAGCGGTGGGGCTGTCCTCCTCCGTGCTGCCTGGTCCGGTGCCTCCTGCTGCGTCTGGGAAGGCGTGAACTGCGATGGCACTAGCGGCCGTGTCACGGCGCTGCGGCTCCCTGGGCACGGCCTTGTGGGGCTCATCCCAGGAGCATCCTTGGCAGGCCTTGCACGGCTAGAGGAGCTCAACCTTGCCAACAACAAACTGGTCGGCACCATCCCATCATGGATTGGCGAGCTTGATCACCTTTGCTACTTGGATCTATCGGATAATTCATTGGTTGGCGAG CGTAATAGAAGAACACTCGAcgaacaaccaaatacaatatCTGGGAGCAACAACACTGTCAGATCTGGGAGCACCAACGTTGTTTCTGGGAATGACAACACTGTCATATCCGGGAATAACAACAATGTGGCTGGGAGCAACAACACTGTCATAACCGGGAACGACAATACCGTAACTGGTAGCAACCATGTTGTATCTGGGGACAAACATATCGTGACTGACAATAACAATGCCGTATCCGGGAACGACAATAATGTATCCGGGAGCTTCCATACCGTATCCGGGAGCCACAATACTGTATCTGGGACCAACAACACTGTATCTGGGAGCAACCATGTCGTATCTGGGAGCAACAAGGTCGTAGGAGATGAATGA
- the LOC141022198 gene encoding uncharacterized protein: MAKCWLLLQFLAFLLPATSATSCHTDDLRALQGFAGNLSGGGVLLRAVWTGVSCCGWEGVSCDGTSGRVTGLRLPGRGLAGPIPRASLAGLAQLEELNLANNKLIGTIPSWIGELDHLCYLDLSDNLLVGEVSKSLIQLKGFATTGRSLGMAFTNMPLYVKRSRRTLQQQQPNIISGTNNKVRSGRTNVVSGNDNTVVSGNDNTVAGSNNTITTGSGNTVTGSNHVVSGTKHIVTDNNNVVSGIDNNVSGSFHTVSGTLNTVSGSNNTVSGSNHVVSGSNKVVTGG, translated from the coding sequence ATGGCGAAATGCTGGCTGCTGCTCCAATTCTTGGCGTTCCTCTTGCCGGCGACGAGTGCTACGTCGTGCCACACTGACGACCTCCGTGCGCTGCAGGGCTTCGCCGGGAATCTCAGTGGTGGCGGCGTGCTCTTACGCGCTGTTTGGACCGGTGTCTCGTGCTGCGGCTGGGAAGGTGTGAGCTGCGACGGCACAAGTGGACGCGTCACGGGGCTTCGGCTACCCGGGCGCGGCCTTGCAGGGCCCATCCCTAGAGCATCCTTGGCGGGCCTTGCGCAGCTGGAGGAGCTCAACCTTGCCAACAACAAACTGATCGGCACCATCCCATCGTGGATTGGTGAGCTTGACCACCTATGCTACTTGGATCTTTCCGACAATTTATTGGTTGGCGAGGTATCCAAGAGTTTGATACAGCTCAAGGGCTTCGCCACCACTGGTCGTTCATTGGGTATGGCTTTCACTAACATGCCATTGTATGTGAAGCGTAGCAGACGAACActccaacaacaacaacccaaTATCATATCTGGGACCAACAACAAAGTCCGATCTGGTAGAACCAATGTTGTATCCGGGAACGACAACACAGTTGTATCTGGGAATGACAACACCGTTGCTGGGAGCAACAATACCATCACAACTGGGAGCGGCAATACCGTAACTGGTAGTAACCATGTTGTTTCTGGGACCAAACATATCGTAACTGACAACAACAATGTTGTTTCCGGGATAGACAATAATGTATCCGGGAGCTTCCACACCGTATCCGGGACTCTCAATACCGTATCCGGGAGCAACAATACCGTATCTGGGAGCAACCATGTTGTGTCTGGGAGCAACAAAGTTGTGACAGGAGGTTAA
- the LOC109745392 gene encoding uncharacterized protein has protein sequence MAKCWLLLHLLAFLLPAASATSCHTDDLHALQGFAGNLGGGGVLLRAVWSGASCCGWEGVSCDGTSGRVTALRLPGHGLVGPIPGASLAGLTQLVELNLANNKLIGTIPSWIGELDHLCYLDLSNNSLVGEVPKRLIQLKGLVSTGRSLGNRRTLQQQQQPNIISGTNNKVRSGRTNVVSGNDNTVISGNNNTVAGSNNTITTGSDNTVTGSNHVVSGSKHIVTDNNNVVSGIDNNVSGSFHTVSGSHNTVSGSNNTVSGSNHVVSGSNKVVTGG, from the coding sequence ATGGCGAAATGCTGGCTGCTGCTCCACTTGTTGGCGTTTCTCTTGCCAGCGGCGAGCGCTACGTCGTGCCACACCGATGACCTCCACGCGCTGCAGGGCTTCGCCGGGAACCTCGGTGGTGGTGGCGTGCTCCTACGTGCCGTCTGGTCCGGCGCCTCGTGCTGCGGCTGGGAAGGTGTGAGCTGCGACGGCACAAGTGGACGCGTCACGGCGCTTCGGCTCCCCGGGCACGGGCTTGTGGGGCCCATCCCTGGAGCATCCTTGGCGGGCCTCACGCAGCTGGTGGAGCTCAACCTTGCCAACAACAAACTGATCGGCACCATCCCATCATGGATTGGTGAGCTTGATCACCTTTGCTACTTGGATCTCTCCAATAATTCATTGGTTGGCGAGGTACCGAAGAGATTGATACAGCTCAAGGGCCTCGTCTCCACTGGTCGTTCACTGGGTAACAGAAGAACactccaacaacaacaacaaccaaaTATCATATCTGGGACAAACAACAAAGTCCGATCTGGTAGAACCAATGTTGTATCCGGGAACGACAACACTGTCATATCCGGAAACAACAACACGGTGGCTGGGAGCAACAATACCATCACAACTGGGAGCGACAATACCGTAACTGGTAGCAACCATGTCGTATCTGGGAGCAAACATATCGTAACAGACAACAACAATGTTGTTTCCGGAATTGACAATAATGTATCCGGGAGCTTCCACACCGTATCCGGTAGTCACAATACCGTATCCGGGAGCAACAATACCGTATCTGGGAGCAACCATGTCGTGTCTGGGAGCAACAAAGTCGTGACAGGAGGTTAA